In the Silene latifolia isolate original U9 population chromosome 1, ASM4854445v1, whole genome shotgun sequence genome, GTAtttcgttgtgagttgaagggacagaGTAAGcccgttaattgtctcatatcggctattataaTCGTATGTTTGTTTTGTCAATAAATGAGTTTTTGTCTTAGTGAGCTTACTTGAGGACGAGTAAGATTTAAGTGTGGGAAAACTTGATAACTAGTATTTTGGTATCGATTTTGCCCTTATTTATACCATTATTTGACTAGGAATTTGTgtgattttattgattaatagttcattttatatgttaattagtaattattagttttattataaTAATTGCGAATAATCGTTATCTTTCGAGGATTTGATACtgtgatgtgactcctatttacgcacatttagtcccctaactagcctagttcctatgctttttagtatgtattagggttgtttcttgtctttagcctccttctatgcatattctatgaggtttggtgtcctttgtaggagaagagcactaacttgaCTAGATGGAGTGAAGCAGAGCTAAATTGTTAGCATATAACGACCAAGaaccaaagaggagaccaatactaaaggcctaagtcaataaaacaagtaattgggcaatgatgaaggatcCTCACGACCCATGAAGGATTCCCAAGGATTGGAAgggagccattacaagaagaaattgctttgAACCAAACCAATAGTTTCTTGTTTGGCTCtaaaaatatgctagatgaaacggcgtcgaaaaatcaagtggtctagtcttttgaatcactccaataggagttcggatgaggaaatgacgtccgttttacaatccgagctgaAATAGATGAGCTGAGCGTCGGGACGCCCGACCTGAGCATGAGGTCGCCCGATCTAAGACCCAGGACGCCCAACCTCACTCCAAGTTGCCTAGATTCTCATGCAGAGAGATTTTCTCAATCATGGAGTCGTGGGGCTCctcctaggacttgcaaggctctattcgacacttaagcatattatttcctaatctacccttgcttaacctaatgttgtaccgctatatatactccatttgtaataatcaagagattaatcttccttagtttagattaagcattcttagattatattaggagtagattagaatagattaatctcaatcatttcacaaaattacactttaatctttcctcgaTCATTAttcaagatttcttattgggtaattgaagactattgggttattattggagaattgacaactcttcatctatcaatcaagttctcttctattattctttgcttattatttggatcatccttaagttggCATAATCTCTTCTACCCTTTGCTTTATTAATTATGGCCTTACTCATTCACCACGTTtaaccttgttagtatgattgacacccttattaactAACATGCTTACCATGactatgagtgagtagtctcctagctaggattaatgggggatTACGGGAAGAGGCCTGTAAAATGTCGTCGACATTTTATAACAAATGGTCGACacttttcataaaaaagacgccCCTacccttcctctccctctctctacccTATTTTCTCCCAAACTCTCCCAAACAAACAACACTTAAAAAAAAATCGTCGTTCTAATAATTGAAGAACTACAACGAGCAATCCACATCAAACAAACAACGACtcaatgtcaaacaacgagcaatACACATCAAACGCTAACAAAGATTCATCGGTAAGTAATTACACAATATATTTTCATTTCAATCGAATTAGTATGATTATTGAATTACATGTTAAGTTGATATGAATCCAATTAGTTTATATATTGAATTACATGTTAAGTCTTCATAGAAATAGTATATTGAATTACCTTGTGAATAGAATTAGGATGAATGGAACACAACACATCCAATAGCCATCGAAAATCTTTGTTTCTCGTCAATTGGGACGTGTACATTCATTGTCCCTCATGGAGAGAGACATGTACATTCATTGTCCCTCATAGACAGGGACGTGAACATTCAGTGTCTGTCCTGGATATGGACAATGAATGTCTACGTCCATCATGGAAGGGGACGATGAATTTCTACGTCCTCCATGGGTAGACGTTGAACTTCAACGTCCATTATGGGTTGGGATGTGCACTGTTCACGTCCATTATGGGGAGGGACGTGTAGTGTTCATGCCTGTCCTGGTGATGGACGTGAATATTCATTGTCCGCTCATGGTTCGGACTATTAAATTGGTTTTTCGTcattttatttagttttttttGTAAATTTAGGTCGTTTTACATATTTAACATCTAATCATTATTAATTTTGCGTGTTAACAGGATTCATTTGAGGTGTTTGGTGTAAACGGTGTTAATTACAACCATCTATTTGAGATGGTAACATGTTTTGCGAGTCGGGATGAGGCGTTTGACTGGGCTCAGAAAATAGCTTTTGATAATGGGGTTGCCTCAGTAAAAGCATCAAATGGGTCCAAAAAACATAAACAACCCGAGTTGCAAGGCTCATACTTTCGTTGTTCAAGGTACGGCCGAACCAGAAAGAAGATCGATCCTGATATTCCCGAGAAGCCTAAGAAGAAAGGGACATCTAAGTTTGAGTGTTTGTTTCGGGTTCGAGCCGTGGAGAACCAGGCTAATGATATAAATGGGAAGGAGTTGATTGTTTGGAACATTTTTACCTCGGAGAAAGATGGTTATCACAACCACCAAGTAGCAAAGTACAAAGACGGTGATAGGCATTTTGCGGGTTTGGATGCCGAAGAGAAAGAGTTCGTGAGGCAACAAGTCCGGGCATCGATTCCCTCAAGAGATATTATAAATGGTCTTCATCAAAGAACCCCCGATAAACCCCAACCTACAAGCGCCCAAATTTATAGCGAGGCAAACAAGGTTCGGCGTGAAATTAGAGGAACACGGAATACCGCTCAACAAATGTTTGCTCTAGCCGTTGCTGCCAAGTATGTGGAATGGCACAAATCAGATCCCGAGACAAAGGAGCTCAGTCATGTTTTTATGTCTCATCCGAAAGCCGTTAAAATCTTCCGTGCTTATCCACATGTGGTTCTTATTGACTCGACGTACAAGACCAATGTTTACAAAATTGCTCTTGTTGAGGTTGTTGGTGTAACACCGTGTGGGTCTTCCTTCTTAATTGTTGTGGTGCTCCTTCCGTCAGAGTCGGAAAACGATTATGGGTGGATGTTGATGAGATTAGGGGAGCTACTCAGTTGTACGGGTTCATCTATTTCTGCCTTTGTCACTGATCGGGAGATGGGTTTGATCGCCGCTGTCCCTTTATTCGAGCACTCCCCACCTTTTGTGTCGTTGGCACATTAACCGTGCTATGGAGAAATAAGCACTCTCAATGGAGAAATTGATGTGGTACAAAGATATCATAATGCACAGTAAAGAAAGCGGTTGGTACCGCGTGATCAATGCATCCACCATTGATGAGTTTAGGAGCGCTTGAGAATCTTTTAGTGAAAAGTGGGAAGAGTTGGCAATTTATGTGATCAATACATGGGATAAATACAGGAAGAAGTTCGTGAGCTGCTATACAAACCAATACTTACATCTTGGAAACACGGCCACTTCCCGGGTAGAGTCCTCCCATTCACTTTTAAAAGCTTGGTTGAAGAGTGCTAACCTAAACCTTGACACTATGTGGTCCCGTATTCATTTCATGCTTGAAGCGCAACACTCGAAGATTAGATATGAGCTAGAGGTTTCGAGGAGTAGGCCGCGAAATGGAGATCGTGTATTTTCATTGTTACAAGGAAATGTCTCTATCAATGCCATAGAGATAATGGAAGAAGAGATTAAGAGAGGGATAAATCTCGGGAATGTGTTGGAAGACCATTGTGGATGTGTGCTAAGGGTTACTCATAGGTTACCTTGTGCTTGTACATTGATCCATTTGCAAAGAACTGGTAAGAGGGTCCATCTTGAAGATGTTCACGCTTATTGGAGGACCTTGGAGTACGACAATGTCCAAACGATACCCAAGACCGATAATGATGAGTTGGAGGAGCTTATTAAGGAAGCTAGAGCTAGTGACCCGGCTAAGAAACAGGTAATCATTGAGAAAATGCGAGATGGTCTTCACCCGGAAGACGAGGAAATTATACCACCTCCTGTTAGAGAAAACCCCAAAGGGAGACCGAGGGGTTCTACTATTTGTGTCATCGCCCAGGATGAAGTTGGAGAATCTCGTAGTTGGCAATGTATCACATACTTATCCCTAAGGCCCACAACCCAAGTGTCGAGGCCATACGGTGTTTTATGGATCGTAAATTACCATTTCCATTGGATGAGATTGCATTGTTGAGTACCATCGAGAGATCCACCGATGCCACCAATCGATCCTTTCTGGCAAGGGTCAAGAGACCCTTTGGTTGCACCATATGCTGATTTGTACAAGACAAACATCGAGAAATGGCATACGTTGATGGGAACTAGACCTAAAGTTTATGGCAGAAGACGGCGTTCCACATCAACTGACCCAGAAACTTCAAGGAAATT is a window encoding:
- the LOC141656517 gene encoding uncharacterized protein LOC141656517: MEGDDEFLRPPWVDVELQRPLWVGMCTVHVHYGEGRVVFMPVLVMDVNIHCPLMVRTIKLDSFEVFGVNGVNYNHLFEMVTCFASRDEAFDWAQKIAFDNGVASVKASNGSKKHKQPELQGSYFRCSRYGRTRKKIDPDIPEKPKKKGTSKFECLFRVRAVENQANDINGKELIVWNIFTSEKDGYHNHQVAKYKDGDRHFAGLDAEEKEFVRQQVRASIPSRDIINGLHQRTPDKPQPTSAQIYSEANKVRREIRGTRNTAQQMFALAVAAKYVEWHKSDPETKELSHVFMSHPKAVKIFRAYPHVVLIDSTYKTNVYKIALVEVVGVTPCGSSFLIVVVLLPSESENDYGWMLMRLGELLSCTGSSISAFVTDREMGLIAAVPLFEHSPPFVSLAH